In Aspergillus fumigatus Af293 chromosome 6, whole genome shotgun sequence, the genomic window CGGATCACAAACGAGCTCGAGAAACTGCAGGATCACACCATGGTCCCTGGTCTGTGGCCGCTTAAAATCGATGCTTCCGGTTGTAGGACCGCCGCCTCACAGCTCAATAACGAGGTCCCTCGCAATGGTGTGGTTGATACTGAGCCGTCTGCCTTATCGCCTACGCCTGTGCATACGCCCGCCTTCTCTGCATCTCCCTCAATGTCTTCCGCATCTCCTTCCACGCCTCCTGTGCCCCGTTCCACACTTACACCTCTCTTAGCGCAAAACGAACGGCCGCTGCCTACAGACGCACAGAGTTACGCCAAATTCTTTGCTCGGCGCGATGGTGGTAGCTTACATATCGACGCGGAGCCGGCAAACTATGACGCCCCGAATGAAGGCGAGAATTCTGCAGTTACTAGTAGCTCTGGTGATAAGGCCTGCACAGGAGGTCTCACCGCGTCGCTCTACCCGAAACAGAAGTTTGGGCTCGGGGCCCGCGGTGATTCAACCTATGAGTACCTTCCCAAGGAGTATATGCTCTTGGGCGGTCTCAACGAGCAATACCCCGCAATGTACAAGAAAGCCTTGAATGCAGCGCGCGAACATCTCCTCTTTCGGCCCATGGTCAAGGACGAGCGTGATATCAGATTCTTGAGCACCATGACGCTGACGCGCCCTATAGCGGAACAGGCCCCTGAAAGTGTCTCTGCGACGTATGAGGGAACTCATCTGGGCTGCTTTGCGGGTGGGATGTTTGCTCTTGGTGCTAAACTATTTGGTATTGAAGGGGATCTGGACCTTGCTGCTAAACTGACCAATGCATGTGTTTGGGCTTATGGGGTCACCAAAACAGGCATCATGCCCGAACACTTCTTGCTCGTGCCCTGCAAAAAGGGCGAGCCGTGTGTCTGGAACGAGACCGACTACTGGAACGCACTCGATCCTAACGAAGAACAGCGGATCGCGGAGGCTGAAAAAGCCATTGAGCAGAAATCGAAAGCGAGTGACTCGACTAAGCGATCTACTACAAACGGGATTCGTAGGCGTGATTCATCTGGAAAATGGCACGTCATTGCCGATTCGGCAAAGACGGACGACCTGATcaaccatgatgaagatgaagtcaAGAAGCAAGATGCAAAGGATAAAGCTGTCCCTCATGAAATATTTGTCACCCAGCGAATCATGAACGAACGCCTACCGCCAGGCGTTACTCGCATTCTGAACCGTGCGTACCTCCTTCGTCCGGAGGCCATCGAGTCCGTTTTCTACATGTTCCGCATAACAGGCGACAACTactggagagagaagggatgGGAGATGTTCCAAGCTGTGTCCAAGTACACCCGCACCGAAATCGCACATTCTGCGATCAACGATGTCACCCTTGAAAAGTCCAAGATGCAGGACACCATGGAGTCATTCTGGCTTGCGGAGACACTGAAATACTTCTATCTGCTTTTTGCCGACCCGAGCGTGGTCAGTCTTGATGACTATGTTCTGTAAGTACTCGCCAGCAACTATTGCTAGTAGCATAACTGACTTTTCTTGCAGCAACACCGAAGCTCATCCTTTGAAACGCCCGGCGTATTGACGGCCTTTCCTTTTGCCTTCTCAGGGTATATATTTCCCGTCATATGAATACTTTTTTTTGATGTAGAAGTATCGATACCACCTCCAAAGTACATGACATTTTCTTTCCAGTGGCTGGCTTGTCACGGCCTCTCTATGTTTTCTTCTCTGTCCATTACCGTTACTGCACCCACTTTAATGTTTGATTTAATGTGTACATATATGGCTGGAAGATTGCCAAATGAAAGCGATCACGAATCATAATGAGCGTGGTAGCTCTGATACCCCGATCTTCGATGAAAGCATTGAGAACCTGACAATAGAAGTAGTCGTAATGACCCAGAATTATAGTCCTCTTCATACCTCGGAGGGGAAACGTTCTCATCAGAAGCCGTACATCGTATGATATCCTGCGATCTTCATACTATGAAGTACAGTAAATCACTCTAGCAAAGATAGCGGTGGATCGCCGCAAATCCCCCACCGCCCGCCTTTCGCTTTGCCTTGACCGCATCCGTCGTCATCAACATTATCGCTTGGTAGCCCAGTTTTCCCTCGTGGTTTCCAGCCTCCTCGCACGGAGCAGCCCTCCCAACCAGCGGTTTCCGGGCACGAGACGGGATGAGTGCAGAGAGACGACTAgtccgacgacgacgacgatcgAGCTGTGGGAAATGGAGTTTGAGGTCTCCCTGGAGAACGAGCAGCAGTTCTGGGACGGTAAGTTTGTTTGTCTGGCCGGTTGCTCGATAACTAGAGATTCTACCTATTTCCTTATAATTTACTTTGTTCTGCTTATCTCAGGGAATCGTTCGGTCATATCTAACGTGATTGTTTGGTAGAACTTCAAGAGATTGTTTCCACTCCTTGCAGCACCGAGGACCTCATCGATAATGCGCTCCGATCTTATTTGAGTTTGGCTACAAAGTACAAAGGTGGGAGATTATTCTTTGATTCTGATGGCAGCATGGGTTGGAAGCGAGCTTCCATGTTTTCTCCGATCTGATGCAGAGCTAACTGGACTTTGCCAATCGCAGATGAATACCTCAACTCACCGTTCGAGGTCTCGCGCTGCTCATATAAATTACTCGCATCAAGTATCTTTACCGCCCATGCCGACTACGTTCGAAGGCAGATGATATATGGCTTATTGCAGGTCTGCGCTGGATGAATTCCGCTCTTCCAAGGGCTTTCATATCCCTTCGGTCTGTCTTGCAATTGGGCCCGCTGACGGTTTTCGGTGCTGTACAGGAGGATGATCCGGACACGCTACATCTGATCGTTTCGTTCCTTCTGTTTGATGGCCGGCAGCATGAGGAGTCCTTTCGGATGATGAATGAGGAGGGTTCATTCCCGCGATTGCTAGAGCTTCTGCAACTCTACAAATTAAAGGATGGGGAGAATCAGGCTGCACTTCATCGCATGCTGATGGACTTGCTGTATGAAATGTCGAGAATCCAGCGGATAAGGATTGAGGATCTTGGTGAGTGTTCCAGGTGGCTTGGCTATTTGGAGTAATGGGCTAATAGGCAACGCATTTTGGGTAGTGCTTGTCGACGATGATTTTATCAAGGGCCTTTTCGAGATTATCGAAGATCTCTCCTACGATGCCAGCGACCCTTACCATTATCCGGTGATTCGCGTTTTGGTGAGAATTCGCTTCATCTGGCCTCGCATGGTTGATGTGTGTTACTGACCGAACGGTAGCTGGTTTTCAACGAGCAGTTCATGATTTCAGCGCATGATCCTGTGGTCGATAAATCGTCGACTCCCTTGACTaacaaggtcatcaaggTCTTGGCTATGCATGGAAATCTCTACAAGACGTTCGGCGAGAACATCattctcctcatcaacagaGAAGGTACCAACCTCCGAGATTCTTGTTTAGCAAAACAAATTCCCTAACGACTTCTAGCGGAAACatctcttcagcttctcacGCTCAAGCTCCTATACCTCATATTTACAACCCCTAGTACTTATGAATACTTCTACACCAATGATCTTCATGTCCTGGTTGACATTCTTATTCGGAATCTTCTGGACTTGCCTGAAGAAGCATCTGCCCTACGCCATACCTACCTCCGCGTTCTCTACCCATTGCTCGCTCACACGCAGCTGAAGTATCCTCCCCACTACAAGCGCGAAGAACTCAAGAAAGTGCTCAATATCTTGGGCCGGGGCCAGCTATCAAGCGGTGAGGGCGACCTCGAGAGAATATTGCACTTTGAGGAAGTCGACGAAACCACGAGGAGACTAGTCCTCCGATGCGCAACAGTCGAGTGGTTGCGAAACGAGGAATCTGAATCACATAGAGAGAGCGTCGCCTCGTTTGACTCCACGACCGATGCAGTCCAGACGGACGCGGAGTCTGGTACTCCCACCAGCATGGAAGGCAGCTCCCCTGGGGCTCTATCACCCACCCGGCTTTGTGGATCGGGCTCTCCTAAGCCAGACGCGCATCGCAAGCCAAGCGCGGTACAGCGTCTCGGAATGCACGTGGAGCCAGCTTCATGCTCAGCTATCAGCGTGCAGGAAGTTGCCAACCAGCACGAGAAACCTGGCGTCATCACCCCTAGTCGCAATGACGCCCATCCCACAGTGAATTCTTCAACTACGGACACCAGTGCGACCATCAAACCTAAAATTAAGCCGGAGCCTCCCAAATCCCGACGCCGGCGCGGGAGACGCatcgccgaggaggaagacaatGCCGATAAAACCCCCGAGGGcacagcatcagcagcatcgAGTCCAGCCACGGCTTCCACATCTGTAACTCCTCTGGTCGATTGCGGAAACTCTACAAGCATGTCTGGTCTCGCTCCACCAGTCCCTGCACACTTACGTCGTTCCGCATCgaatcctcctccagccctGCCACCTCCTCGACGTTCGAGTCACCCGGCCGTCCAGGCTCATCCTCTCTCCGGCAACTGCAGCCCTCTGAATAGCAGTCCTCTGAACGTCCCCTCCGTCGGCAAACACGGCCAGAAACCTGAACCGCCGAAGGCACGTCGTTGGGCGAGAGGAAGGCACGCACATGGTGACTCCGCGGACAGGTCCGGGAAGGATATGCCGATGAATGGTGAAATCTTGCGCGAGTCGACGGCCGAATCGAACTGTGGGACGGTGAgcgtggaggaggcggttCAAAAGGTGTCGCTGGAGTCTTGATCATTTCGGGCAACGAATCTACGTACAAAGCATAGTCTTTTGCATCGCGTGTCAGTGCACAGAGATacctttttgtttttgttaTCCTTGCACATACTCATTAAGCAGGAGGCTGCCGTCTGGGCTTGCCAAGTGATTCCACGATCAGTACGTTTCAATTTAGAATTCCATAATTCATATGACTCTGCTATTCAGTATGTACCCGAAATGTACATGAcaagaaaggagagaagCATCATAATCGCATACCAAAGCATCAATCAGATTGGACCATGAACTCATCAAGTCAAAACCCAACCCCACGCCATGCGCATGGAATGCTACGCGAAGCCATGCAGGGTGCCATGCAAGGTGCCATGCAGTGCAACGCAGATAGAACGCCATCAGCTAACCTCCACAGGAGCAAAGCAGCGCAACGCGGGAAGCCCTTTCCCTTACTCCCGATCCTGCTCACGCTCCCGCTCGCGCCCCATATCCTGAATCCCCCAGAACCGCTCCGCGCCAAACGTCCATTGATTATCCGACTTCCACAAGTCATCAAACGCAGTGAAGAGGACTAAGTCCGGATCGTCTGCAAACGCCTTTCTCAGACTCGCAATGgctttcttctggttctccGGCGACGGCACCGCGCGCCCATTCGGCTGGCCCGCATGAGGCCACCCCGACTCCGTGATTACCGTTTTCTTCCCGCCCGCCGCAGCGGAGATGCGGCGGGCCTTGTCGAGCGCGTACTCCCCCGCGGTTTCGGGGAGCTGGTTGTTATCGAAGAAGGCGTGGCAGTTGGCGGCGCAGTAGTCGGACGCGGCGCAGAGTTCCGGGTGCTGCAGCATCACGGAAAAGGTGTCGACTGTGACCACGGGGCCCTGGTAGCCTGCGCCGCGGAGGATGCCGCGGGCGGTGTTGACGGCGTTGACGACGTCAGCTGGTTTATTCTGGCCCTTGTTGACGAGCTCGTTgccgatggcgatggtgTGGAAAATGGACCAGTCACCTCctgcggcggtggcggcgtCGCGGATGTAATGCAGGCTGTCGGGGAAGTTATGGAGGTCGAAGACACCTGCGAAGACTTTTAGGCCGTGCTGTCTGGATGCTTGGGTGACGAGCTTGGTCTGATCGCAGTCGATGCCGTAGATGCGGATGAAGGCGTGATGGCGCAGGTGCTCAATGTCCTGGTTTATCTGGTCGAAGGTCTTGCAGGTGCCGTGGCTGGTGTAAGGCGAGTAGGTGATGCCGAAGCGAGGGCCCCGGTTTGTGTTCAGCTCAGGTACTTCGACGGTGAGTTTGGGGAGGGGGTTGTCAGGGATGATATTGTCGGTGTTTGGGAGCAGAGGCAGCTCCGTGGGCGACTGTCTCGGTGTCAGTTTTATATTCAGGCGGGTTATACATTGGTCAGTTGCAAATAAACATACGCTCTTGAAGGTTGCAGTAGGGGTTTGATGCTTATGCTCAATACCGATCGTGTGTCCAGCGTGATCGACCCAAACGATGACTTGCTCCTTGGGTTTGACATCGTGCTCGGCATTGCGACGGTGGCCAACTGAGAAGGTATCTACTAGTCAGCGATATCTTGGACACTCAAAGGTGTGTTTCTTTGATAATATCTTACCATGAGGGTGCGCTGCAGATCGGTAGGCCAACAACAGGGCCAGAAGGTTGACCTTGAGTCTCATTGCGACAGTCAATAAACAGTCCTCACGTTGAATCTTCTGGGCAATGTCTAAGAAACAGTAGCACCGAGAAGAATGATTTGGTGAGACTACTGAGATTGTGAGGCCAGACCCGGACTGTGGGCTTAAACAACCCAGCTATAGATGTACATTCACTGTCAAAGAGTCAGTGATAGCACCATCAGAGGCGTAGTGAATTAATGCCCACTTACTCTAGATCTCTAGAGGTGAAATCATCATGAATTCAGTAGTCCATCAATTGATTCAGACCCTAACTACCAGTACTTCACCCTCTCTCTGTGGAATGCAGGGCCCATACCTTGCCAAACCCCTCATACCAGAGGAATGTGGTAGGACCCGGATTGATAGCATGTTCCTCAGGGGCTGTATCCCTCTAACCCTCAAACTGGAAGACAGCATAGCATGGCTGACATGTTACGCCTTGATTCTACATagcagtactccgtactgttGTCGCAGCCCTTGGAGAAAACGGAAAGAAGTGCTCTTGTCTCAACCAGTATCAAgggagacttcctggcttAACCCTTCGATGCTCATTCCCTAACCGACACGATGGCATAGATAAACATCATTACATTTTAATCACCAAGATGTTCAGGGGTTAGCATGGGATACAGCTATGCAATTATGCGTTTACTCTTAGTACTGTCAAGAACGCCAAGCAGGGATAACCACAACCAGGTCGTACACAAAGGGGGGGGGGCACTATGATCCTGAGGCACCCATCCGACTGACTTTGGACGCCTCTAATACTGCCATCTGCATCATTGTCTTGGGTATCCTTGACTGCCATCAGCAAGTTATGGTGCTAGTTAGTCCAATCCTCTGTATCAAATCTTGGACCTACCGAGTCAGGCCTGAGACCCCAGAATTCCGAAGACTTTACTGTCGCCAAGGCGTTCAAAGGTATTATCGACCGGACCAAACCCGACGTTAGGTCCTCGCCCATAACAGGACAGGTGGTTTGAAGTGAACATGAAGGGCGGAAGGTCGAGACATTGGATATCGAGGGTGAGGTTTTGATTGGGTGCAATCGATAGAGGCTTCGCTGTGGGtaacttcttctcatcatcttcattcaTCAGACCTGTTTGAATTAGCGTCTTTGACACGGTCTACGTCCTCATATTCTCCTTATCTTGAACTATCAGGATCTATCCATATTGAGAGGATACCACTTTGCTCCCTTGTATTAAAAACATATATCTAATAATGTTAAGAGGTGAATACACAGCAAGCCCTAATTATGAACACTTGAGAAAGCGGTCTCCCATACAACACTAATGTCATTATGCCCGTTTCCTCACATGTGGTTAACGGTAAGATGGCCAGTCTTGCTCCAAATACACTTCACCAAAATGAAGTCGATAGCTACCGCGCGCATTCATCATGATGGTGCATTGTACTCAAAGTTAAGAGTAGGAGGCTCGTCAAGTCAGGAGAAAGACAACCGAAAAAGACACGGGGATGTAGGTCAATTACGAAGCGAACGAGGTCATGACAGCATGAGCGTTCCGGATTGAGACCCTTGAAAAGGAATCCGGGCGAAGAAGTGATCTACTTTCTCTTGCTCACAACCTTCGTGATAGCATGGCGAATAATCGTTCCGGCCTTTTCGATTTCCTTTTTCGTCAAGCCGATGGTGATACACACCTTGAGCGCTGGAGGAACAATTTGCTTCGGCTCAAAGTTATCATCCAGAGACTTGAGACGGCTAATAAGGACACCATTCGCAAGGCACTAGCAGAAAGTCAGTTCTCATTGAACTCCCATGACAACGTGGAAGCGCTCAGATCCGAGATTGCATACCTCGTCAACCACATCCTGCAGCAAATATTGCTGGTCTTCCGCAGTAAGTCTCTTCGCGGCCACCACCTCGGGTTTCAAAACAAGGATCATGACGGGATTCTCAGGAGCGCTGGTACAATACACCCAATCACTGCGAGGATCCAATTGTGCCCACATAGCTTTGGTGTGCTCCCTGAGCTGCGATACTAGTTCAGGGCCATTCTGAAGCAAGTTGATCGTGGCACTGGCTGTCGTCGATAGAAGGGCAGGCAATGCCGCTGAAAATGTATATGCCGCGGCAGAGATAcgttgatgatggacaaTTTCCTCAGAACCAGCACAGAAACCGCCTCCAGCGACGAGTGGGCCGGCCAGCGAGCCCACAATCATATCAACTTCAGCCGCATCGACGTTTTGGTGCTCAGTGACGCCTCGGCCGGTCCTTCCCAAGACGCCAAATGACCAAGTTTCGTCGAGGATGAGTCGGAATTTGTACTTGAGTTTCAGTTCAATCTTGCCTGTGTGTCAGACCGTGCCATGGTATGCATTCTCAGAGCCGGAGGGAATGGAAGAATTACATACGATTTTGGGAAGATCGACCATGTCACCATACGATTCGAAAAGGCcctcggtgatgatgaacctTCTCGTGAGGGGCTTTCTCGCTTGCTCTTTGGTGATCTTTGCAAGAACTCTTTCCAAGTCTTCCAAATCGTTATGCTCATACCACCGGACCATGCTGCGCGAAATCTGAATGCCTTTCCGAATGGCGAAATTGACACCCTTGTCAGCAACGATAATATCTCCACGTTTTGAAAATGCTGGGATGACGCTCGATATGGTAGAGAATGCCTGGGAGTAGATGATGCAAGCCGCTGTGCCGAGATAGGCAGCAACATCAGCTTCGGTCTTCATGTGCACGTCTTGTGTGCCGTAAAATCCTCGGGGACCACAGGGGCCAACCCCATAATTGCGGAGCGTCTGGATTGCCTTTTCCTTGAGACCCTCGTTTGTATTAAAATTATAGAAGTTGAGAGAGCCAAGATTCATCACCGTACGGCCGCTGGACAGTTTTGACTTGGGTCCGATCGGACTATAGACCATCAAACATCAGCGTCGCAGTAACAATTGGAATGAGAATAGAAATACCCAACGATTACCGTCCGCTTCTCgacctccatttcttccagaGCTGTGGGTTGTCCCACAAGAGGCTCCGGCGTCCATTCATCCACAAGgtcatcaatctcatcctcggAAAGTTTAACAACTCCGGGTTTCGTTGAGTACTTTGGTGCGAGCAGATAGCGAACTGCGAATAGGAAAAGGAATAATTCGACGGCGGATCGGATCGGATCATTTTGATAGCTCGATTTCACGTACCGCAGGAAAATCGCAGATCCTGGTAGACGGTGAAATAGATTCGCGAGCTCATGGAGGTATTCCGAAAGAAGGCGTTGGGTCTCCTGGATATCCATGGTGAATGGAAAGAACGCGCGGCCTTCGGGGCACAAGGCCAAAGTTTGAGCTTCAGGAAAGGTAGATAGATGTAATCATTCACGGGCAGTTTCagcaataataatactatcGGCAGACGAGGGACAATCCGGGGAAACGCAACGAAAAGATGAGCCCTCGATTTGGAATATCCAGAGTCGGGATAGGACGACTGGCGAAACACGTTGCGCACGTGACGTGCCTAAAAGGGTTCTTTCGCAGGCAACGACGACACAAATGACAGACACTACGGGGTATAGATACTAAAGTCCTATTTCTATCCAGATGCCGAGACCCATACAATGCGTCTTGAAGTAATAGACTATGATATTTCTGTTCTATCCATCGCGATGATCACCACATGAGGCTGTCATTATAACCCGCAATGCAGTACGAAATTGCGACGTCCTGGGCCTCTGAGAACAAACGATCTCAATGTCGTGTGGATTGCCAAATGTACAATACCATGCATGATGCCTAGGATCACAGTACTAATAACCTT contains:
- the lcbA gene encoding serine C-palmitoyltransferase subunit lcbA, which produces MDIQETQRLLSEYLHELANLFHRLPGSAIFLRYVKSSYQNDPIRSAVELFLFLFAVRYLLAPKYSTKPGVVKLSEDEIDDLVDEWTPEPLVGQPTALEEMEVEKRTVIVGPIGPKSKLSSGRTVMNLGSLNFYNFNTNEGLKEKAIQTLRNYGVGPCGPRGFYGTQDVHMKTEADVAAYLGTAACIIYSQAFSTISSVIPAFSKRGDIIVADKGVNFAIRKGIQISRSMVRWYEHNDLEDLERVLAKITKEQARKPLTRRFIITEGLFESYGDMVDLPKIIELKLKYKFRLILDETWSFGVLGRTGRGVTEHQNVDAAEVDMIVGSLAGPLVAGGGFCAGSEEIVHHQRISAAAYTFSAALPALLSTTASATINLLQNGPELVSQLREHTKAMWAQLDPRSDWVYCTSAPENPVMILVLKPEVVAAKRLTAEDQQYLLQDVVDECLANGVLISRLKSLDDNFEPKQIVPPALKVCITIGLTKKEIEKAGTIIRHAITKVVSKRK
- a CDS encoding class I alpha-mannosidase 1A — its product is MFRARRYRVSLVFAVIFVLIFIHFSRSRDTSASTVSIPAPVDQPKTYPQRPPPAAPDNKKPIAPESPSSHEPTSELVSTPAQQVEKPAAPDSNPPQDLASGAHGQASSKDVSVAGQTATSSSDNASAKGDGSEVPPYHLDYHGHARLEADLPETNRPTVHWKQVQEHYPLAPENLIKLPTGKSKALPKVQAAFRDETTSDKIQRVQRLSTIKAAFEHAWNGYKTSAMGHDEIKPLRGGFRDPFMGWAATLVDSLDTLWIMDLKDEFAIAVDQVKKIDFTTSKRDEIPVFETVIRYLGGLLGAYDISGHKYDVLLEKAVELADIVMGAFDTPNRMPTMFYKWTPHDAAKPHLADFDTTLAEIGSLSVEFTRLALLTKQDKYYDAIARITNELEKLQDHTMVPGLWPLKIDASGCRTAASQLNNEVPRNGVVDTEPSALSPTPVHTPAFSASPSMSSASPSTPPVPRSTLTPLLAQNERPLPTDAQSYAKFFARRDGGSLHIDAEPANYDAPNEGENSAVTSSSGDKACTGGLTASLYPKQKFGLGARGDSTYEYLPKEYMLLGGLNEQYPAMYKKALNAAREHLLFRPMVKDERDIRFLSTMTLTRPIAEQAPESVSATYEGTHLGCFAGGMFALGAKLFGIEGDLDLAAKLTNACVWAYGVTKTGIMPEHFLLVPCKKGEPCVWNETDYWNALDPNEEQRIAEAEKAIEQKSKASDSTKRSTTNGIRRRDSSGKWHVIADSAKTDDLINHDEDEVKKQDAKDKAVPHEIFVTQRIMNERLPPGVTRILNRAYLLRPEAIESVFYMFRITGDNYWREKGWEMFQAVSKYTRTEIAHSAINDVTLEKSKMQDTMESFWLAETLKYFYLLFADPSVVSLDDYVLNTEAHPLKRPAY
- the scw4 gene encoding putative cell wall glucanase (Scw4) produces the protein MRLKVNLLALLLAYRSAAHPHVGHRRNAEHDVKPKEQVIVWVDHAGHTIGIEHKHQTPTATFKSSPTELPLLPNTDNIIPDNPLPKLTVEVPELNTNRGPRFGITYSPYTSHGTCKTFDQINQDIEHLRHHAFIRIYGIDCDQTKLVTQASRQHGLKVFAGVFDLHNFPDSLHYIRDAATAAGGDWSIFHTIAIGNELVNKGQNKPADVVNAVNTARGILRGAGYQGPVVTVDTFSVMLQHPELCAASDYCAANCHAFFDNNQLPETAGEYALDKARRISAAAGGKKTVITESGWPHAGQPNGRAVPSPENQKKAIASLRKAFADDPDLVLFTAFDDLWKSDNQWTFGAERFWGIQDMGREREREQDRE
- a CDS encoding DUF2013 domain-containing protein; amino-acid sequence: MEFEVSLENEQQFWDELQEIVSTPCSTEDLIDNALRSYLSLATKYKDEYLNSPFEVSRCSYKLLASSIFTAHADYVRRQMIYGLLQEDDPDTLHLIVSFLLFDGRQHEESFRMMNEEGSFPRLLELLQLYKLKDGENQAALHRMLMDLLYEMSRIQRIRIEDLVLVDDDFIKGLFEIIEDLSYDASDPYHYPVIRVLLVFNEQFMISAHDPVVDKSSTPLTNKVIKVLAMHGNLYKTFGENIILLINREAETSLQLLTLKLLYLIFTTPSTYEYFYTNDLHVLVDILIRNLLDLPEEASALRHTYLRVLYPLLAHTQLKYPPHYKREELKKVLNILGRGQLSSGEGDLERILHFEEVDETTRRLVLRCATVEWLRNEESESHRESVASFDSTTDAVQTDAESGTPTSMEGSSPGALSPTRLCGSGSPKPDAHRKPSAVQRLGMHVEPASCSAISVQEVANQHEKPGVITPSRNDAHPTVNSSTTDTSATIKPKIKPEPPKSRRRRGRRIAEEEDNADKTPEGTASAASSPATASTSVTPLVDCGNSTSMSGLAPPVPAHLRRSASNPPPALPPPRRSSHPAVQAHPLSGNCSPLNSSPLNVPSVGKHGQKPEPPKARRWARGRHAHGDSADRSGKDMPMNGEILRESTAESNCGTVSVEEAVQKVSLES